A stretch of the Cheilinus undulatus linkage group 11, ASM1832078v1, whole genome shotgun sequence genome encodes the following:
- the dnase1l1 gene encoding deoxyribonuclease-1-like 1 has translation MKSSSLLLLLSFLLGACDVQGASDFRVCAFNLHHFGESKTKKSSVMHTLTRIISRCDISLLQEVRDSREKALPQLMERLNRYDPSHQYKSVASERLGRSESYQEQYVFVYRSDTVSVTGQYQYPDNRPGDMDAFSREPFVVRFKAPKTAIKEFVLIPQHTSPDNTTKELDALYDVLQHVRKMWKTDNVMLLGDFNADCGYLAKKNRKFVRLITEKNLFWLIPDKTDTTVRESTSCTYDRIVVHGETFARAVVPTSAKPFNFQKEYRLSEEQALEVSDHFPVEVLLKTNQSLHSGGITEGAHRLLLLLILGHLVFNTFT, from the exons ATGAAATCTTcgtccctcctcctcctcctctccttcctcctagGAGCGTGTGATGTTCAAGGGGCCTCGGATTTTAGAGTTTGTGCGTTTAACCTTCATCACTTTGGAGAATCAAAGACCAAGAAGAGCAGCGTGATGCACACACTGACCAGG ATCATCTCTCGCTGTGACATCTCTTTGCTCCAGGaggtcagagacagcagagagaagGCTTTACCTCAGCTGATGGAGCGGCTCAACag GTATGACCCCTCCCACCAGTATAAATCTGTGGCCAGCGAGAGACTGGGCCGCTCCGAGTCGTACCAGGAGCAGTACGTGTTCGTCTACAG gtCTGACACAGTGTCGGTCACAGGTCAGTACCAGTACCCCGATAATCGACCTGGAGACATGGACGCGTTCTCCAGAGAACCGTTTGTGGTTCGATTCAAAGCTCCAAAAACAG CCATAAAGGAGTTTGTTCTCATACCTCAACACACGTCTCCGGACAACACCACCAAAGAGCTGGACGCTCTCTACGACGTCCTGCAGCACGTCAGGAAGATGTGGAAGACCGAC AACGTGATGCTGCTCGGAGACTTCAACGCCGACTGTGGTTACCTCgccaagaagaacaggaagttTGTGCGTCTGATCACGGAGAAAAATCTCTTCTGGCTCATTCCTGATAAAACCGACACCACGGTGAGAGAGTCCACGTCCTGCACCTACGACAG GATCGTGGTTCACGGTGAAACCTTCGCCAGGGCGGTCGTTCCCACGTCGGCTAAACCGTTCAACTTCCAGAAGGAATACCGTCTGTCTGAGGAGCAG GCTCTAGAGGTCAGCGATCACTTCCCCGTGGAGGTCCTGCTGAAAACCAACCAATCACTTCACAGTGGAGGGATAACGGAGGGCGCGCACCGGCTCCTACTTCTGTTGATCCTCGGACACCTCGTCTTTAACACGTTTACGTGA
- the rpl10 gene encoding 60S ribosomal protein L10: MGRRPARCYRYCKNKPYPKSRFCRGVPDPKIRIFDLGRKKAKVDEFPLCGHMVSDEYEQLSSEALEAARICANKYMVKTCGKDGFHIRMRLHPFHVIRINKMLSCAGADRLQTGMRGAFGKPQGTVARVHIGQVIMSVRTKAQNKEHVVEALRRAKFKFPGRQKIHISKKYGFTKFNACDFDDMMAEKRLIPDGCGVKYIPSRGPLTRWKALHAN; the protein is encoded by the exons CTATCGCTACTGCAAGAACAAACCCTACCCCAAGTCTCGCTTCTGCAGAGGAGTGCCTG ATCCTAAGATCAGGATCTTTGACTTGGGCAGGAAGAAGGCCAAGGTGGATGAGTTCCCTCTGTGTGGTCACATGGTCTCTGACGAGTACGAGCAGCTGTCTTCAGAAG CTCTGGAGGCCGCCCGTATCTGTGCTAACAAGTACATGGTGAAGACCTGCGGTAAGGACGGCTTCCACATCCGCATGCGTCTGCATCCCTTCCACGTCATCCGCATCAACAAAATGTTATCCTGCGCCGGAGCTGATAG GCTCCAGACTGGGATGCGTGGTGCGTTCGGTAAACCCCAGGGCACCGTGGCTCGCGTGCACATCGGACAGGTGATCATGTCCGTCCGTACCAAGGCCCAGAACAAGGAGCACGTGGTCGAGGCTCTGCGCAGAGCCAAGTTCAAGTTCCCCGGACGCCAGAAG ATCCACATCTCTAAGAAGTACGGCTTCACCAAGTTCAACGCCTGCGACTTTGACGACATGATGGCGGAGAAGCGTCTGATCCCAGACGGCTGCGGGGTGAAGTACATCCCCAGCAGAGGCCCTCTGACCCGCTGGAAGGCTCTGCACGCCAACTAA